The following proteins come from a genomic window of Panthera leo isolate Ple1 chromosome E2, P.leo_Ple1_pat1.1, whole genome shotgun sequence:
- the ASPDH gene encoding putative L-aspartate dehydrogenase, with product MTTWQGRKGGWGPQRKFSTSAEREEVECRKEGTGQGQSLVSHLLTQGPELGLELVFVWNRDPGRMAGSVPPSLQLQNLAALGERHPDLVVEVAHPQIIQESGAQILRHANLLVGSPSALADQATEQRLLEASHRWDHAVFVARGALWGTEDITRLDAAGGLQSLRVTMATHPNGFRLEGPLAAVRSTEHRTVLYEGPVRGLCPFAPRNSNTMAAAALAAPSLGFDRVVGVLVADLSLADMHVVDVELTGPPGPTGRCFAVHTHRENPAEPGAVTGSATVTAFWRSLLGCCQLPSRPGSISAEKPPPSLVDTFVSFTAPHYQPAAALSSVTPALPPGSVNIGDSSPYKP from the exons ATGACAACCTGGCAGGGCAGAAAGGGGGGCTGGGGACCGCAGAGGAAATTTTCCACATCAGCAGAAAGGGAGGAGGTAGAATGCAGGAAGGAAGGGACTGGGCAAG gacAGTCCCTTGTTTCTCACCTGCTGACTCAGGGACCAGAACTGGGCCTCGAACTTGTTTTTGTCTGGAATCGCGACCCGGGACGAATGGCGGGGAGCGTGCCTCCTTCCCTGCAGCTCCAGAACCTCGCTGCCCTCGGGGAGAG gcACCCCGACCTTGTAGTGGAAGTGGCCCATCCCCAAATAATCCAGGAATCTGGGGCACAAATCCTGCGCCACGCCAATCTCCTG GTGGGGTCCCCCTCAGCACTGGCTGATCAGGCCACAGAGCAGCGGCTCCTGGAGGCCTCGCACCGCTGGGACCATGCTGTGTTTGTGGCCCGGGGGGCCCTGTGGGGCACTGAGGACATCACCAGATTGGACGCAGCTGGGGGCCTCCAG AGTCTTCGTGTCACCATGGCCACGCACCCCAATGGTTTCCGGCTTGAGGGACCGCTGGCGGCAGTGCGCAGCACTGAGCATCGCACGGTGCTCTATGAAGGTCCCGTCCGCGGGCTCTGCCCCTTCGCCCCCCGCAACTCCAATACCATGGCGGCCGCTGCCCTGGCTGCCCCCAGCCTGGGCTTTGACCGCGTGGTTGGAGTGCTTGTGGCTGACCTCAG CCTCGCAGACATGCACGTGGTGGACGTGGAGCTGACGGGCCCCCCGGGCCCCACAGGACGATGCTTTGCCGTGCACACCCACAGGGAGAACCCCGCAGAGCCAGGCGCGGTCACGGGCTCTGCCACCGTTACCGCGTTCTGGCGCAGCCTCCTGG GCTGCTGCCAGCTCCCCTCCAGGCCGGGATCCATCTCTGCTGAGAAGCCGCCTCCTTCCCTAGTGGACACCTTCGTCTCATTTACGGCCCCCCACTACCAGCCCGCTGCTGCCCTGAGCTCGGTTACCCCGGCCCTTCCTCctggctcagtaaatattggagACTCTTCTCCCTACAAGCCCTGA
- the JOSD2 gene encoding LOW QUALITY PROTEIN: josephin-2 (The sequence of the model RefSeq protein was modified relative to this genomic sequence to represent the inferred CDS: inserted 1 base in 1 codon), protein MSQAPGAQPSRPSVYHERQRLELCAVHALNNVLQQQLFSQEAADEICKRLAPDSRLNPHRSLLGTGNYDVNVIMAALQGXGLATVWWDRRRPLSQLALPQVLGLILNLPSPMSLGLLSLPLRRRHWVALRQVDGVYYNLDSKLRAPEALGGEDGVRAFLAGALAQGLCEVLLVVTKEVEEKGCWLRTD, encoded by the exons ATGTCCCAGGCCCCAGGAGCACAGCCGAGCCGGCCCTCCGTTTATCACGAGCGGCAACGCCTGGAGCTGTGTGCCGTCCACGCCCTCAACAACGTTCTGCAGCAGCAGCTCTTTAGCCAGGAGGCTGCCGACGAGATCTGCAAGAG GTTGGCCCCGGACTCCCGGCTGAATCCCCATCGCAGCCTCCTGGGCACCGGCAACTATGACGTCAACGTGATCATGGCCGCCCTGCAGG TGGGCCTGGCCACCGTGTGGTGGGACCGAAGGAG GCCCCTGTCCCAGCTGGCCCTGCCCCAAGTGCTGGGACTGATCCTGAACCTGCCCTCACCCATGTCTCTGGGGCTGCTGTCCCTGCCGCTCCGCCGGCGGCACTGGGTGGCCCTCCGCCAGGTGGACGGCGTCTACTACAACCTGGACTCCAAGCTGCGGGCGCCTGAGGCCCTGGGGGGCGAGGACGGCGTCAG GGCCTTCCTGGCGGGGGCGCTGGCTCAGGGCCTGTGCGAGGTGCTGCTGGTGGTGACCAAGGAGGTGGAGGAAAAGGGCTGCTGGCTGCGGACAGACTGA